One SAR324 cluster bacterium DNA window includes the following coding sequences:
- a CDS encoding adenylate/guanylate cyclase domain-containing protein → MSNDLFATEKQILEQAEQHLQAEDLTPEAFSALLKGYEKLLKRTRRLIKMSDRSEAEIRRLSDEQSLLNATLSDQNEKLESLSVKLSKYLSPQVYESIFSGKAEVRVGADRKFLTVFFSDIASFTEITDQLEPEILTRSLNAYLNEMAQIAISHGATIDKYIGDAVMAFFGDPETDGPQQDATRCVAMAMAMQSKTDQLNVTLRTMGVSRPFRIRCGINSGICTVGNFGSENRLDYTAIGNHVNLASRLESAAKLGEVLISEETMLLVQDHFNCVPKEVIQVKGFARPIQTYVVQESIEQDRTQALALHAPGLDLEIDPSQLSPEVSAALQDLLRQARHLVVNSTENRN, encoded by the coding sequence ATGAGCAATGACCTTTTTGCTACGGAAAAACAAATCCTCGAGCAGGCTGAGCAGCATCTTCAGGCAGAGGATCTGACCCCAGAGGCTTTTTCAGCACTGCTGAAGGGCTATGAAAAATTGCTCAAGCGCACACGCCGACTGATCAAGATGTCGGATCGCAGTGAAGCAGAAATTCGCCGCCTTTCAGATGAGCAATCTCTCCTCAACGCTACCCTCAGTGATCAAAATGAGAAGCTGGAATCGCTCTCGGTCAAGCTCTCCAAGTACCTCTCTCCCCAAGTCTACGAATCGATTTTTTCAGGTAAAGCGGAAGTAAGAGTAGGAGCGGATCGCAAGTTCCTGACTGTCTTCTTTTCAGATATTGCTTCCTTCACGGAGATTACTGACCAGCTTGAACCAGAAATCCTCACTCGATCTCTCAATGCCTACTTAAATGAGATGGCCCAGATAGCGATCTCTCATGGTGCCACCATCGACAAGTACATCGGTGACGCGGTGATGGCTTTCTTTGGCGATCCTGAGACAGATGGCCCACAACAGGATGCGACCCGCTGTGTGGCGATGGCGATGGCGATGCAGAGCAAGACGGATCAGTTGAATGTGACCTTGCGTACAATGGGAGTTTCTCGTCCTTTCCGCATTCGTTGTGGGATCAACTCGGGAATCTGCACAGTCGGGAACTTCGGCTCTGAGAATCGGCTGGATTACACGGCGATCGGGAATCACGTCAACTTGGCATCAAGACTGGAATCAGCAGCCAAGCTAGGCGAGGTGCTGATCAGTGAGGAGACAATGTTGCTGGTGCAGGATCACTTCAACTGTGTTCCCAAAGAGGTAATCCAGGTCAAGGGCTTTGCTCGTCCGATCCAGACCTATGTGGTCCAGGAGAGTATTGAACAGGACCGCACCCAGGCCTTAGCCCTTCATGCTCCAGGTTTGGACTTGGAGATTGATCCTAGCCAACTCTCCCCAGAGGTCAGTGCGGCGCTTCAGGATTTACTACGGCAGGCGAGACATCTTGTTGTGAATTCAACAGAAAACCGAAATTGA
- a CDS encoding SiaB family protein kinase, with protein MQSQDFHKLLEQRRTFFCYSGLLSEDVLSTFSGIVREQVNEMEDDAEITKRVFGIFVEQAQNVIRYSKERIATGGTGTVAISRAEDGFLVEAINPMDEQNVENLRQNLAELKAMDSKELRKAYKQRLRDGPPEGSKGAGLGFIEMARKADRFEFDFVGSMELLFVFKVWIKEASS; from the coding sequence ATGCAGTCTCAGGATTTCCATAAACTGCTAGAACAGCGTAGAACCTTCTTCTGCTACTCCGGACTCCTTTCTGAGGACGTGCTGTCGACTTTTTCTGGCATTGTCCGTGAGCAGGTGAACGAGATGGAGGATGATGCTGAAATCACCAAGCGAGTCTTTGGCATCTTTGTTGAGCAAGCCCAGAACGTGATTCGCTACTCCAAGGAACGGATTGCCACTGGAGGGACTGGTACGGTTGCCATCAGCCGGGCTGAAGATGGTTTCCTGGTTGAAGCGATCAACCCGATGGATGAGCAAAATGTAGAGAACCTCCGACAGAACTTGGCAGAATTGAAAGCGATGGACAGCAAGGAGCTGCGCAAGGCCTACAAGCAACGCTTACGTGATGGACCACCTGAGGGCAGCAAAGGAGCTGGTTTGGGTTTTATTGAAATGGCCCGTAAAGCAGATCGATTCGAGTTTGATTTTGTGGGATCCATGGAACTACTCTTTGTCTTCAAGGTCTGGATCAAGGAAGCTTCCAGTTGA
- a CDS encoding DUF1987 domain-containing protein, with protein MQLDATNRTPAVSVSLTGIEMKGECYPEDITAFAEPVMQALRDQLESVESFQVRIELYYFNSSSAKFLFDFFEELEEAAESGKQISIDWCYRADDSSMQEAGEDFEEDFEHAQYQIVEI; from the coding sequence ATGCAGCTAGACGCGACGAATCGTACCCCGGCGGTCTCGGTATCTTTAACAGGGATAGAAATGAAGGGCGAGTGCTATCCGGAAGACATCACCGCGTTTGCAGAGCCGGTGATGCAAGCCTTGAGAGACCAGTTAGAAAGTGTGGAATCCTTTCAGGTGCGGATTGAACTCTATTACTTCAACAGCTCCTCTGCAAAATTCCTCTTTGATTTCTTTGAGGAATTGGAGGAGGCCGCCGAATCAGGCAAGCAGATCTCCATTGATTGGTGCTACCGGGCTGATGATAGTTCCATGCAGGAAGCTGGAGAGGACTTCGAGGAAGACTTCGAACACGCGCAATATCAAATCGTCGAAATCTGA
- a CDS encoding pentapeptide repeat-containing protein, with amino-acid sequence MQSVNKKHRTLIGPIVFLLTLLLSSCVDHGNQQEGSVEQQPESQAVTVILGELPTKTGRYIGTYLEVTGVSLTYGRSDGLGVTDTIELQLVTTGFGADLTPTSAWVGTLEKVIPGANYDFAAVAYDAPTEAEISDCREQIDVTAPFQETLFWSCWRSYYDYEPKAEGSAPYNDGDNTYFTVNLFEGSVDTFQIQAGTNPLQLRMMPILKPEARFGAIPYISKIDRPDRYSASQNLNFIVEFKGPQGYLIELNGTVTGTCTTEARDQGMCEDVFGTITFAEKGENDLIRVCPVLSQAEKDADPNWCVSNTGKIVQNYTAGTFQLPANPPVQLSVSITLSQRDSTKSEALGLSNQITFDIFGDTIDQSSQIVFMPTLNNISLIYEMTPDSADLYYDFEIQGLSSEIEIYANLDYQEVTPLGFPAPYLKITNTDDGRTEKTVSGLIDKNDLYSANLRLNFVHRSTGFVYASEYPLPAYGKPKNSLPWDNWRTLLVDGICNHCDLQNIANPNEPVVWRHYHTWSDYDGDGALGFQSKYFDRGTWSIGDPGTKAILQGGYLKYATLENSFLDDVSFTNVNFQGANLRNVEISNSVFDGSQFINSLIYNTTFRDSTVNDAVFSPEDYSPTTQNLPYTNLAFLGTEGSNLTLTGLTAKLDIQNSMFINLQMNENLIYHSTFNGMTATGQFQNNDVVESTISGGSFADTNLIGTSFVSTSLANISMTGADLSTTWFDKASGTTFSNVACDLNTILPTYGNIICDLTTGLAFVADDNREFVLPLPSGKSRASYLYEEDADSFRLNVTAPDSITVETTSTDPNINFTLRKSSDINTIIHPTNSGVKTTAREDENYNTTVKYYTGLPALTEPNDYYFAYVTGGVGVFYIFSYYDETAAQ; translated from the coding sequence GATTCTTGGGGAACTGCCGACCAAAACTGGCCGCTATATTGGCACTTATCTTGAGGTGACTGGGGTCAGTTTAACCTATGGTAGAAGTGATGGACTGGGGGTGACTGACACAATTGAACTACAGTTGGTGACTACCGGCTTTGGTGCAGACTTAACTCCTACTTCAGCTTGGGTGGGTACGTTGGAGAAAGTGATTCCTGGAGCAAATTACGATTTTGCTGCTGTCGCGTATGATGCACCAACTGAAGCAGAAATATCAGATTGTCGGGAGCAAATTGATGTTACAGCTCCATTTCAAGAAACTCTATTCTGGAGCTGCTGGCGGTCATACTACGACTATGAACCCAAAGCTGAGGGAAGTGCCCCTTATAACGATGGAGACAACACATACTTCACAGTAAATCTTTTTGAGGGATCTGTTGATACTTTTCAAATTCAAGCCGGCACGAATCCCTTGCAGCTACGTATGATGCCGATTCTAAAGCCTGAAGCAAGATTTGGTGCCATACCATATATCTCCAAAATTGATCGACCCGATAGGTATTCAGCAAGTCAAAACCTAAACTTCATTGTTGAGTTTAAAGGACCCCAAGGGTACCTGATCGAACTCAATGGAACAGTCACAGGAACTTGTACAACAGAGGCGAGAGACCAAGGGATGTGTGAAGACGTATTTGGTACGATTACATTTGCAGAAAAAGGCGAAAATGATCTGATAAGAGTTTGCCCTGTTCTTTCGCAAGCAGAAAAAGATGCTGATCCAAATTGGTGTGTCTCTAATACTGGTAAGATTGTCCAAAATTACACTGCAGGGACATTTCAACTACCTGCAAATCCACCCGTACAGCTCAGTGTAAGTATCACACTTAGCCAAAGAGATTCGACAAAATCAGAAGCTCTGGGTTTAAGTAATCAAATCACCTTTGATATCTTCGGCGATACAATTGACCAAAGTAGTCAAATAGTTTTTATGCCAACTTTGAATAATATCTCTTTAATATACGAAATGACACCAGATAGCGCAGATTTATACTACGATTTTGAGATTCAGGGCTTGTCTAGTGAAATAGAGATTTATGCAAACTTAGATTACCAGGAAGTTACACCACTTGGGTTCCCTGCTCCTTATCTGAAAATTACAAATACTGATGATGGAAGAACTGAGAAAACAGTTTCTGGGCTAATAGATAAGAATGACCTCTATTCGGCTAATCTGAGATTAAATTTTGTACATAGATCCACTGGATTTGTTTATGCTTCAGAATATCCTTTGCCAGCTTACGGTAAGCCAAAAAACAGTCTGCCGTGGGATAATTGGCGAACATTGTTAGTGGATGGTATTTGTAACCATTGTGACTTGCAAAACATAGCTAATCCAAACGAACCAGTTGTTTGGCGCCATTATCATACTTGGAGTGACTATGATGGAGACGGTGCTCTTGGATTCCAATCAAAATATTTTGATCGTGGTACTTGGAGCATTGGAGATCCTGGCACAAAAGCAATTCTTCAAGGAGGCTACTTAAAATATGCTACGCTTGAAAATAGCTTTTTGGATGATGTCAGTTTCACAAATGTAAATTTTCAGGGTGCTAACCTGAGAAATGTTGAAATTAGTAACTCTGTTTTTGATGGATCACAATTCATCAATTCTTTGATCTACAACACAACTTTCAGAGATTCAACAGTCAATGATGCAGTATTTTCACCTGAGGATTACTCGCCCACTACCCAGAACTTACCATACACAAATTTAGCTTTTTTAGGGACAGAAGGTTCAAATTTGACCCTGACAGGTTTAACGGCCAAGCTTGATATACAAAACTCCATGTTCATAAACCTTCAGATGAACGAAAACCTAATTTATCACTCAACTTTTAATGGAATGACTGCTACAGGTCAGTTTCAAAATAATGATGTTGTCGAAAGCACTATTTCAGGGGGCTCTTTTGCTGATACAAATTTGATTGGGACGAGTTTTGTTTCAACAAGTTTAGCCAATATTTCAATGACTGGTGCAGATCTCAGTACTACTTGGTTTGATAAAGCGAGTGGAACAACCTTTTCCAATGTTGCCTGTGATTTAAACACAATACTTCCAACCTACGGCAATATAATTTGTGACCTAACAACAGGATTAGCATTTGTTGCTGATGATAATAGAGAATTTGTTCTCCCCTTACCTAGTGGAAAGAGTAGAGCGTCCTATCTCTATGAGGAAGATGCTGACTCGTTTAGATTGAATGTCACAGCTCCTGATTCAATTACAGTTGAAACCACTTCGACTGATCCTAATATCAATTTTACGCTGAGGAAATCTTCTGACATCAATACAATAATTCATCCCACTAATAGTGGTGTCAAAACCACTGCGCGTGAAGATGAGAATTACAACACAACCGTCAAGTACTACACTGGGCTTCCAGCACTCACTGAACCTAATGATTATTATTTCGCCTATGTCACTGGTGGTGTAGGAGTATTCTACATATTCAGTTACTATGATGAAACGGCAGCTCAATAA